Proteins encoded together in one Patescibacteria group bacterium window:
- a CDS encoding DUF2442 domain-containing protein translates to MNPRVKEVYPDQNYTIKIVFDNGEEKLFDVSPYLDKGIFRELKNKNLFATVKPFLGSVQWKNGQDFCPDTLYVEGKSFTMGR, encoded by the coding sequence ATGAATCCAAGAGTGAAAGAAGTATATCCAGACCAGAATTATACAATTAAAATAGTTTTTGACAATGGAGAAGAAAAATTATTTGATGTTAGCCCTTACCTTGATAAAGGCATTTTTCGTGAATTAAAAAATAAAAATCTTTTTGCAACGGTTAAGCCATTTCTCGGTAGCGTTCAATGGAAAAATGGTCAGGATTTTTGCCCTGATACCTTGTATGTGGAGGGCAAGTCCTTCACTATGGGAAGATGA